Proteins from a genomic interval of Vallitalea okinawensis:
- a CDS encoding methylaspartate mutase subunit E, producing MDLKNKKLDSNEFNRIREEILGHWETGKDVNLEEAFKYHETIPKHKVFTHKLNEAKENGETLIQPRAGVALPDKHIELLNYLQDEGEADLLPTTVDSYTRQNRYNDAQKGIEESKKLKRSLLNGFPIVNYGVDICREVNESVNLPVQVRHGTPDARLLTEISMAAGYTSYEGGGISYNIPYAKNVSLEKTIRDWQYCDRLVGMYEEAGIPINREPFGPLTGTLVPPCISNTVAVIEALLAAEQGCKNVTVGYGQCGNLTQDVAAIHALEESTEEYLARYGYDDVTVTTVFHQWMGGFPPDESKAFGTISWGAAAAVLSGATKVITKTSHEAMGIPTKEANAAGLKCTKQLIHMLKDQIIVGNKDVDVEKMIIKRETDAIMEKLFELGNGDIAVGAVRGFEAGAIDIPFSPSRFNPNKLMPARDNNGAVRLLNTGNLPFDDELIAFHTGKIEERAKFENRPASFQMVIDDIYAISKGRLVGRPR from the coding sequence ATGGATTTGAAAAATAAGAAATTAGATAGTAATGAATTCAATCGGATTAGAGAAGAAATTTTAGGTCATTGGGAAACTGGTAAAGATGTTAATTTAGAAGAAGCTTTTAAATATCATGAGACAATTCCAAAACATAAAGTATTTACACACAAATTAAATGAAGCAAAAGAAAATGGCGAGACATTAATTCAACCTCGTGCAGGTGTAGCATTACCTGATAAGCATATCGAACTATTAAACTATCTTCAAGATGAAGGTGAAGCAGATCTTTTACCTACAACTGTAGACAGTTATACTCGTCAGAATCGTTACAATGATGCACAAAAAGGTATCGAAGAAAGTAAGAAATTAAAGCGTTCTTTATTAAATGGCTTTCCTATAGTTAACTATGGTGTTGATATTTGTAGAGAAGTTAATGAATCTGTTAATTTACCAGTTCAAGTTAGACATGGTACACCTGATGCTAGACTTCTAACAGAAATCTCAATGGCTGCTGGTTACACGTCTTATGAAGGTGGAGGTATATCTTATAATATACCTTATGCTAAGAACGTGTCATTAGAAAAGACAATCAGAGATTGGCAGTATTGTGACCGTCTCGTAGGTATGTATGAAGAAGCAGGTATCCCAATTAATAGAGAACCATTTGGACCATTAACAGGTACACTTGTACCACCATGTATCTCCAATACAGTTGCAGTTATTGAAGCTTTATTAGCTGCTGAACAAGGATGTAAGAATGTAACAGTTGGTTATGGACAATGTGGTAACCTTACTCAAGATGTTGCTGCTATACATGCACTTGAAGAGTCAACTGAAGAATATTTAGCTCGATATGGTTATGATGATGTAACAGTTACGACAGTATTCCATCAATGGATGGGAGGATTCCCACCAGATGAATCAAAAGCATTTGGAACCATATCATGGGGGGCAGCAGCAGCAGTATTATCAGGAGCAACAAAGGTTATAACAAAAACGTCTCATGAAGCTATGGGTATCCCTACTAAAGAGGCTAATGCTGCGGGTCTTAAATGCACAAAACAATTAATACACATGTTAAAAGATCAAATAATTGTTGGGAATAAAGATGTAGATGTAGAAAAAATGATCATCAAACGAGAAACAGATGCTATTATGGAAAAGTTATTTGAATTAGGTAATGGTGATATTGCAGTGGGTGCTGTTAGAGGTTTTGAAGCAGGCGCCATTGATATTCCTTTCTCACCAAGTCGCTTTAATCCAAATAAATTAATGCCTGCAAGAGATAATAACGGAGCAGTTCGTTTATTAAATACAGGTAACCTTCCATTTGACGATGAATTAATAGCTTTCCACACAGGAAAGATTGAGGAAAGAGCTAAATTTGAAAATCGTCCAGCATCCTTCCAAATGGTTATTGATGATATTTATGCTATATCTAAAGGGCGTCTAGTAGGCAGACCTCGATAA
- a CDS encoding acyclic terpene utilization AtuA family protein, which produces MSRELRILAPTAILGYGFPEESFLKAIEKKPHVISVDAGSTDPGPYYLGVGKSFTDRQAVKRDLELMIQYGLELKIPVIVGTSGGSGAKSHLKWTEDIILEIAKEKGFTFKMAVIPADIEKSYLKEALAKDKIIDMYDSIPLSNEEIDASTNVVAQMGIEPIVKGIEGGADVIITGRAYDPTVFAALPIKEGYNPGLAFHLGKILECACIASEPGSGSDCMMGYLHDDDFEIEPLSDERKCTTLSVSAHTLYEKTDPYRLPGPGGLLDLTHTKFEQVTDRRVRVSGSVFHPSEQYTVKLEGAKSVGYRTVSIAGTRDEIMIRQIDDIIEAVKARTKDNFRNKEMNYKINFIIYGKNGVMGNWEVIKEPAHELGIIIDVVGDTSETANTICSFVRSSMLHYGYNGRISTAGNLAFPFSPSDFSCGEVYNFNMYHLLKIDDPTALFPVKMVTVGGEQ; this is translated from the coding sequence ATGAGTAGAGAACTAAGAATATTAGCTCCAACAGCTATTTTAGGATACGGTTTTCCAGAAGAATCATTCTTGAAAGCAATAGAGAAAAAACCACACGTTATATCTGTGGATGCAGGTTCAACTGATCCTGGTCCTTATTATTTAGGTGTGGGTAAGTCGTTTACTGATCGTCAAGCAGTAAAAAGAGATTTAGAGTTGATGATACAATACGGGTTAGAATTAAAAATACCTGTCATCGTAGGTACATCTGGTGGTAGTGGTGCAAAGTCTCATTTGAAGTGGACAGAGGACATTATACTTGAGATAGCGAAGGAAAAAGGATTTACCTTTAAGATGGCAGTTATTCCAGCAGATATAGAAAAGAGTTACTTAAAAGAAGCACTTGCAAAGGATAAGATCATTGATATGTATGACAGTATTCCTTTAAGTAATGAAGAAATAGATGCATCCACCAATGTAGTAGCTCAAATGGGTATTGAACCTATTGTAAAAGGAATTGAAGGTGGAGCAGATGTGATTATTACTGGTAGAGCCTATGATCCAACAGTTTTTGCTGCATTACCAATCAAGGAAGGCTATAATCCAGGATTAGCATTCCACTTGGGTAAAATTTTAGAGTGTGCTTGTATTGCCTCTGAACCAGGTAGTGGTAGTGACTGTATGATGGGCTATTTACATGACGATGACTTTGAAATTGAACCTTTATCAGATGAAAGAAAGTGTACGACATTATCAGTATCTGCTCATACACTCTATGAAAAAACAGATCCATATCGTTTGCCTGGACCAGGTGGATTACTGGATTTAACACATACAAAATTTGAGCAAGTGACCGATAGACGTGTTCGCGTTAGCGGTAGTGTATTCCATCCAAGTGAGCAATACACAGTTAAATTAGAAGGTGCGAAAAGTGTAGGTTATCGCACGGTATCTATTGCAGGTACAAGAGATGAGATTATGATTCGTCAGATTGATGATATCATTGAGGCAGTAAAGGCTCGTACAAAAGATAACTTTAGAAATAAAGAAATGAATTATAAAATTAATTTTATTATTTATGGTAAAAATGGTGTTATGGGTAATTGGGAAGTTATCAAAGAACCTGCTCATGAATTAGGTATCATTATTGATGTGGTAGGTGACACATCAGAGACAGCTAATACCATTTGTAGTTTTGTTCGTTCTTCTATGTTACATTATGGTTATAACGGTAGAATTTCAACAGCTGGGAACTTAGCATTTCCATTCTCACCATCTGATTTCAGTTGTGGAGAAGTCTACAACTTTAATATGTATCATTTACTTAAGATTGATGATCCAACAGCATTATTCCCAGTAAAAATGGTGACAGTAGGAGGGGAGCAATAA
- the glmS gene encoding methylaspartate mutase subunit S → MSKTVIMGVIGADVHAVGNRILEYAFSEAGFKVINLGVMVAQEEYIKAAIEADADAILVSSLYGHGELDCQGFKEKCIEAGLGDLPLYIGGNLVVGKQDFEDVKQKFIDLGFDRVYPPGTLPATSIEDLKKDLEA, encoded by the coding sequence ATGAGCAAAACAGTTATAATGGGCGTAATCGGTGCAGATGTGCATGCGGTTGGTAATAGGATATTAGAATATGCTTTTTCAGAAGCAGGATTTAAAGTAATCAACTTAGGAGTAATGGTAGCACAGGAAGAGTACATTAAAGCAGCAATAGAAGCTGATGCAGATGCCATTCTCGTATCATCCTTATATGGTCATGGCGAATTAGATTGTCAAGGCTTTAAAGAAAAATGTATTGAAGCAGGATTAGGAGACCTACCTCTCTATATTGGTGGTAACTTGGTTGTAGGTAAGCAAGATTTTGAAGATGTAAAGCAAAAGTTTATTGATCTAGGGTTTGACCGTGTTTATCCACCAGGGACATTACCTGCCACATCCATAGAAGACTTAAAAAAAGATTTGGAGGCATAA
- the glmL gene encoding methylaspartate mutase accessory protein GlmL, with protein MKCALLADFGSTYTKLTAVDLMKEDILATSKAFTTIEDVNIGLGNALDHLETQIGKKEYDLKLACSSAAGGLRMVTVGLVKELTAKASEMAALNAGAKVLKVFSYELTDDNMAEMKDLRPEIILLSGGIDGGNKEVIIQNARKIASSDLEAITIVAGNKVATDIIRKIFDEAGKDYVVTENVMPDYNKLNIEPARSKIREVFLNRIIFAKGLGKIKDTMNDIVMPTPSAVLKAISILSHGTLKEKGLGELLAIDVGGATTDVYSIAEQKPFEGNTVMKGLPEPEDKRTVEGDLGLKYSLDSLYEALNMTQKSKIDLEAFKTYLEKVLEDPSILPDDDAQLLEHQLTFGAIEEAVNRHVGELSIQYTIHGSVRCQQGKDLTTIRTIVGTGGPMINSKVPTELFEAVLYNDAAGQRLKPKEAKFYLDHKYILAAMGLLATYYPEKAIRIMKKELKKV; from the coding sequence ATGAAATGCGCCTTACTAGCTGACTTTGGTAGTACATATACCAAATTAACAGCCGTTGATTTGATGAAAGAAGACATATTGGCGACCAGTAAAGCCTTCACAACAATAGAAGATGTCAATATTGGGTTAGGCAATGCGCTTGATCACTTAGAAACTCAAATCGGCAAAAAGGAGTATGATCTAAAATTGGCTTGTAGCAGTGCTGCTGGAGGATTAAGAATGGTAACGGTAGGGCTTGTAAAAGAACTTACTGCAAAAGCCTCTGAAATGGCTGCTTTAAATGCTGGAGCTAAGGTACTTAAGGTTTTTTCATATGAGTTGACAGATGACAACATGGCTGAAATGAAAGATTTGAGACCAGAAATCATATTACTATCTGGTGGTATTGATGGTGGTAATAAGGAAGTTATTATCCAAAATGCTAGAAAAATTGCTTCTAGTGATTTGGAAGCTATTACAATCGTTGCTGGTAATAAAGTCGCAACGGACATTATTAGAAAAATCTTTGATGAAGCAGGAAAAGACTACGTTGTAACAGAAAATGTTATGCCTGACTATAATAAATTAAATATAGAACCAGCTAGAAGTAAAATTCGAGAAGTATTTTTAAATCGAATCATTTTTGCTAAAGGTTTAGGGAAAATTAAAGATACCATGAATGATATTGTGATGCCGACACCATCAGCAGTATTAAAGGCCATCAGTATATTATCCCATGGAACGCTTAAGGAAAAAGGACTTGGTGAACTCCTAGCCATCGATGTAGGAGGAGCTACAACAGATGTTTATTCCATTGCAGAACAAAAGCCTTTTGAAGGTAATACAGTAATGAAAGGTTTACCGGAACCAGAAGATAAGCGAACTGTTGAAGGTGATCTAGGTTTAAAATATAGTTTAGATTCTTTATATGAAGCACTTAACATGACTCAGAAAAGTAAAATTGACTTAGAAGCATTTAAGACTTACCTAGAAAAGGTACTTGAAGATCCATCTATATTACCAGATGATGATGCGCAGCTATTAGAACATCAGTTAACATTTGGTGCAATAGAAGAAGCTGTCAATCGACACGTAGGTGAACTGAGTATTCAATATACTATCCATGGAAGTGTACGATGTCAGCAAGGTAAAGATCTTACAACAATTAGAACCATCGTTGGAACAGGAGGACCAATGATTAATTCAAAGGTACCAACTGAACTGTTTGAAGCCGTGTTGTACAATGATGCAGCAGGTCAACGATTAAAACCAAAAGAAGCCAAATTCTATTTGGATCATAAGTACATATTAGCAGCAATGGGGCTGCTAGCCACTTATTATCCAGAAAAGGCTATTCGGATCATGAAGAAGGAACTTAAAAAAGTTTAA
- a CDS encoding methyl-accepting chemotaxis protein, whose protein sequence is MNMQSEIKQRTNKLYVYSVLVLSTVYTLGAFMMIQTGSASQEIGLLMIAMMIIPTITMFILYKRNRVNTSIRHITAIPYAITYFIAMFYTSNPMAPLLIFPMIIIAMAYLETAFLIVPFIGAGIINAVWVFRNINAQNASEIVMLEVVLMAFFIFVFVTTKFSEKIRHQVVSNSTEMDQGNAHLQKVVDDVTHAIDQLNHQTSNLNTIISTVESTCDVINHSVNDIAVGCETTSNSINEQTSASEKIQSEIVNAAELSNTLFSTTSDSKDLFSKNMEMVDHLDVISGNIKTKNEEIYNTSKELYDKTDSVKKIIDIITQVSEQTHLLALNASIEAARSGESGRGFAVVADEVKNLAVQTKSFSENISSIITDLETEVNNIIESIHILFDMETEEDRIVKDTKKSLTVLFNNFSHITDRVNTLSKNLSEVKTYNEHVNNTILTLSSTSQETLARTEETHGNIRTYLEETRKAKASIEELSELASTMKSINTESIS, encoded by the coding sequence ATGAATATGCAGTCAGAAATAAAACAAAGAACGAACAAGCTTTACGTCTACTCAGTCTTAGTCCTATCCACTGTTTATACTTTAGGTGCCTTTATGATGATACAGACCGGTTCTGCCAGTCAAGAGATTGGCTTATTAATGATAGCTATGATGATCATTCCGACAATTACCATGTTTATTCTATATAAGAGAAATCGAGTTAATACTTCTATTCGTCATATCACTGCTATCCCCTATGCTATAACCTATTTTATTGCTATGTTTTACACATCAAACCCAATGGCACCATTACTCATTTTCCCCATGATTATTATTGCAATGGCTTATTTAGAAACTGCATTTCTCATTGTGCCATTCATCGGTGCAGGTATCATTAATGCAGTATGGGTTTTTAGAAATATTAATGCACAAAACGCCTCTGAAATTGTCATGTTAGAAGTGGTTCTTATGGCATTTTTCATTTTTGTGTTTGTAACAACCAAGTTTTCTGAAAAAATTCGTCATCAAGTTGTTTCAAATAGTACCGAAATGGACCAAGGAAACGCTCACTTGCAAAAAGTTGTTGATGATGTAACACATGCCATTGATCAGTTGAATCACCAAACCTCGAATTTAAATACTATCATCAGTACCGTAGAATCTACCTGTGATGTCATTAACCACTCTGTAAACGATATTGCAGTTGGTTGTGAGACAACCAGTAACAGTATTAATGAGCAAACTTCAGCAAGTGAAAAAATTCAAAGTGAAATTGTCAATGCTGCTGAACTATCCAACACCTTATTCAGCACCACTAGTGATAGTAAAGATCTCTTCTCTAAGAATATGGAGATGGTGGATCACCTGGACGTTATTTCAGGAAATATTAAAACTAAGAATGAAGAAATTTATAATACCTCTAAAGAACTCTATGATAAAACAGACAGTGTGAAGAAAATTATAGATATTATTACTCAAGTTTCTGAGCAAACTCACTTGCTAGCTTTAAACGCTTCCATAGAAGCTGCTAGGAGTGGTGAATCTGGACGTGGTTTCGCAGTTGTTGCAGATGAAGTTAAAAATCTAGCTGTGCAAACCAAATCCTTTTCCGAGAATATTAGCTCCATTATTACTGATCTAGAAACAGAAGTAAATAATATCATAGAATCCATACATATATTATTCGACATGGAAACAGAAGAAGACCGTATCGTTAAAGATACAAAGAAAAGTCTCACCGTACTTTTCAACAACTTCTCTCACATAACAGATCGAGTGAATACACTATCAAAAAATTTATCAGAAGTTAAAACCTATAATGAGCACGTCAACAATACAATACTTACACTTTCTTCAACCTCACAAGAGACTTTAGCAAGAACCGAAGAAACCCACGGAAATATCCGCACCTACCTAGAAGAAACACGAAAAGCAAAAGCATCCATCGAAGAACTATCCGAACTAGCCTCAACAATGAAATCCATCAACACCGAATCAATATCTTAA
- a CDS encoding methylaspartate ammonia-lyase, with translation MKIKNVVMSKGRTGFFFDDQRAIKAGATHEGAFYEGDPITEGFTGIRQAGESISVMLILEDGQIAYGDCAAVQYSGAGGRDPLFLAEVFIDKYEEFLKEKLVGRELDSFRTLAEEMDRTVDHEGKRLHTALRYGISQALLDAVARANNILMVDVVAKEYNTEVSTEPISIFSQSGDDRYNNVDKMIIKESDVMPHALINHVEDKLGAKGEKLLEYVTWMRERIMKWRSREEYAPIFHIDVYGTLGLAFDNDYKAIVDYLETLEKAASPLTLRIEGPVDTGTREGTLEAMRILTEMVNERGMSVELVADEWCNTFEDIVLFAENNAGHMLQIKTPDLGGINNTIEAVLYCKEKGVGAYQGGTCNETDRSARVCVHAAMATRPDQILAKPGMGVDEGYMIVYNEMQRILALKKAGL, from the coding sequence ATGAAAATTAAAAACGTCGTTATGTCAAAAGGTAGAACAGGATTCTTCTTTGATGATCAAAGAGCTATAAAAGCAGGAGCAACTCACGAAGGTGCTTTCTACGAGGGGGATCCTATTACAGAAGGTTTCACAGGTATTCGTCAAGCTGGTGAATCCATATCTGTTATGCTAATTCTTGAAGATGGTCAAATCGCTTACGGTGATTGTGCTGCTGTACAGTATTCAGGAGCTGGTGGAAGAGATCCTTTATTTTTAGCAGAAGTATTTATTGATAAATACGAAGAATTCCTTAAAGAAAAGTTAGTGGGCAGAGAACTAGACAGTTTCCGTACATTAGCTGAAGAAATGGATCGGACAGTTGACCATGAAGGTAAAAGACTTCATACAGCCTTACGCTATGGTATTAGTCAAGCGCTGTTAGACGCAGTAGCAAGAGCTAATAATATTCTTATGGTTGATGTAGTAGCAAAGGAATATAACACTGAAGTTTCAACTGAACCGATTTCTATATTCAGTCAGTCTGGAGATGATCGTTATAATAATGTAGATAAAATGATCATTAAAGAATCAGATGTTATGCCCCATGCTTTAATCAATCATGTTGAAGATAAATTAGGAGCTAAAGGTGAAAAACTATTAGAATACGTTACATGGATGCGTGAGCGTATCATGAAATGGCGTAGCCGCGAAGAATATGCACCAATCTTCCATATTGATGTATACGGAACACTAGGATTAGCATTTGACAACGACTATAAGGCTATTGTTGATTATTTAGAGACATTAGAAAAAGCTGCATCACCTTTAACATTAAGAATAGAGGGACCAGTGGATACAGGTACAAGAGAAGGTACATTAGAAGCTATGCGTATCCTAACAGAGATGGTTAACGAAAGAGGAATGTCTGTTGAATTAGTAGCAGATGAATGGTGTAATACCTTTGAAGATATTGTTTTATTTGCAGAAAATAACGCAGGTCATATGTTGCAGATAAAGACACCGGATCTAGGAGGTATTAATAATACAATTGAAGCAGTACTCTATTGTAAAGAGAAAGGCGTTGGAGCATATCAAGGTGGTACATGTAATGAAACAGATAGATCTGCTAGAGTTTGTGTCCATGCTGCCATGGCAACAAGACCTGATCAAATTTTAGCAAAGCCAGGTATGGGTGTTGATGAAGGCTACATGATCGTTTATAATGAAATGCAAAGAATCCTTGCATTAAAAAAAGCAGGTTTATAG
- a CDS encoding DUF4387 domain-containing protein translates to MKITLMEAAKVIRSKNAGPFTLTFDILFKDENYYNTFKEKQLLTKEIMAEAYKCDVDVIEEIIYFDPSKAMKINIHRPIASGDVGERDVYGAQQHVPLTKLEFEI, encoded by the coding sequence ATGAAAATTACACTAATGGAAGCAGCTAAGGTTATACGAAGCAAAAATGCTGGACCATTTACCTTAACCTTTGATATTCTATTTAAAGATGAAAACTATTATAATACTTTTAAGGAAAAACAGTTATTGACGAAAGAAATCATGGCTGAAGCTTATAAATGTGATGTAGATGTTATTGAGGAAATCATTTATTTTGATCCTTCTAAAGCTATGAAGATTAACATTCATAGACCTATAGCATCAGGTGATGTTGGAGAGAGAGATGTTTACGGGGCTCAACAACATGTACCATTAACAAAGTTAGAGTTTGAGATATAA